In the genome of Bryobacteraceae bacterium, one region contains:
- a CDS encoding ABC transporter ATP-binding protein, translating into MLELIDVSKNYETVAGPLRILESASLRAGAGDSISIMGPSGSGKSTLLSILGVLEPPSSGTVTLDGQNPFSLPEAEQAAFRNRSVGFVFQDHCLLPQCTVLENVIVPTLAAAGGANHAEAEARARKLLDRVGLGGRLTHLPSQLSGGEKQRVAIARALIREPKLLLCDEPTGNLDRASSDSAADLLFGIHREQRVILIIVTHSEALAAKAARQYELTAGRLEPRDAA; encoded by the coding sequence TTGCTGGAACTGATCGACGTCTCGAAAAACTACGAAACCGTAGCCGGACCGCTGCGGATCCTGGAGAGTGCTTCCCTGCGGGCCGGGGCAGGAGACTCTATTTCAATTATGGGCCCATCCGGCAGCGGAAAGAGCACGCTGCTCTCCATCCTCGGGGTCCTTGAGCCCCCCTCCTCCGGTACCGTCACCCTCGACGGCCAGAACCCCTTTTCCCTCCCCGAAGCCGAACAGGCCGCCTTTCGTAACCGCTCGGTTGGATTCGTGTTTCAAGACCATTGCTTGCTCCCCCAATGCACCGTTCTGGAGAACGTCATCGTTCCCACGCTCGCCGCCGCGGGTGGGGCAAATCACGCGGAGGCCGAAGCCCGCGCCCGCAAACTTCTGGACCGCGTCGGTCTCGGCGGCCGCCTCACCCACCTTCCCTCCCAACTCTCCGGCGGCGAGAAGCAGCGCGTCGCCATCGCCCGCGCCCTGATTCGCGAACCCAAGCTCCTCCTCTGCGACGAGCCGACCGGCAACCTGGATCGCGCCTCTTCGGATTCCGCCGCTGATCTCTTGTTCGGCATCCACCGCGAACAGCGCGTCATCCTCATCATCGTCACCCATAGCGAAGCCCTGGCCGCCAAAGCCGCTCGACAATACGAATTGACGGCCGGCCGTCTGGAGCCGCGCGACGCCGCATGA
- a CDS encoding PQQ-binding-like beta-propeller repeat protein, whose translation MKRAAAMGALWAAVCLGGDWPQWRGPASQGVSAETGLPVRWGPAQNIDWTAELTGFGASSPIVVNGLAIVTSQIGSYSQADGRDPRLARDDRDLAGRESAIGSGIAASGGKLELAVEAFRVSDGKRAWEVRMPVEGPRPDMHEKHNLATPTPATDGERVYAWFGNGQLAALELDGKVAWKRSLGEYGSFLNLWGHGSSPALYKDSVILLVDHRPVSYLLALDKNTGKELWKVDRGSGRVSHSTPVIADGPNGPEMIVNSSERIDAYDPATGKFLWHAAAERQTPIPTAVSHGGMIYMARGYRNSDILAIRPGGRGDVTESHIQYRIPNGGSYVPSILYYQGLLYMTNEVGVVTCADARTGERVWRQRLGGIFFASPVGAGGHVYMMSETGETYVLAAGREAKVVATNTLPGRFLASPAVSGGRVFLRSDGKLFAVGGAGK comes from the coding sequence GTGAAGCGCGCGGCGGCCATGGGCGCTCTCTGGGCGGCGGTTTGCCTGGGTGGCGATTGGCCGCAGTGGCGGGGGCCGGCGAGCCAGGGCGTTTCCGCGGAGACCGGATTGCCGGTGCGGTGGGGTCCGGCGCAGAACATCGATTGGACGGCGGAGCTGACCGGTTTCGGCGCTTCGTCGCCGATCGTGGTGAACGGGCTTGCCATCGTCACTTCGCAGATCGGCAGCTACAGCCAGGCGGACGGCCGCGATCCGCGGCTGGCGCGCGATGATCGGGATCTGGCCGGGCGCGAGTCCGCGATCGGCTCCGGCATCGCCGCCTCGGGCGGGAAACTCGAACTGGCGGTGGAGGCGTTTCGCGTTTCGGACGGGAAGAGGGCGTGGGAGGTCCGGATGCCGGTGGAGGGTCCGCGGCCCGATATGCACGAGAAACACAACCTGGCCACGCCGACCCCGGCGACCGACGGCGAACGCGTGTATGCTTGGTTCGGCAACGGTCAACTGGCGGCGTTGGAACTCGACGGCAAGGTGGCCTGGAAGCGGAGCCTGGGGGAGTACGGTTCGTTCCTCAACCTATGGGGCCACGGGAGCTCGCCGGCTTTGTACAAGGATTCGGTGATTCTGCTCGTCGATCACCGGCCGGTTTCCTACCTCCTCGCGCTTGACAAGAACACAGGGAAAGAGCTCTGGAAGGTGGACCGCGGCAGCGGCCGCGTCTCGCATTCGACGCCGGTGATCGCCGACGGGCCGAACGGCCCGGAGATGATCGTGAACTCGAGCGAACGGATCGACGCCTACGACCCGGCCACGGGCAAATTCCTGTGGCACGCCGCGGCCGAGCGGCAGACGCCGATCCCGACGGCGGTCTCGCACGGGGGCATGATCTACATGGCGCGCGGCTATCGGAACTCGGATATCCTCGCGATCCGGCCGGGCGGGCGCGGCGACGTGACGGAGAGCCATATCCAATACCGGATTCCGAATGGCGGGTCGTACGTGCCTTCGATCCTCTATTACCAGGGCCTGCTCTACATGACGAACGAAGTCGGCGTGGTGACGTGCGCGGACGCCAGGACCGGGGAGCGCGTGTGGCGGCAGCGGCTGGGCGGGATCTTTTTCGCGTCGCCGGTGGGGGCGGGCGGGCACGTGTACATGATGAGCGAGACGGGCGAGACGTATGTGCTGGCGGCCGGGCGCGAAGCGAAGGTGGTGGCGACGAACACGCTGCCGGGCCGGTTCCTGGCTTCGCCGGCGGTGTCCGGCGGGCGGGTGTTTCTTCGGAGCGACGGGAAGCTGTTCGCGGTGGGCGGGGCGGGGAAGTAG
- a CDS encoding FtsX-like permease family protein, translating to MTSATLVRRGLLYHLRTNLAVISGVAVAVAVLAGAFLVGDSVRSSLRRLALERIGNTQSAVAATHLFRESLADAFGDACPILVLEGIVTHQASGRRAAGVAVYGVDDRFWKFHGRPSLGLGARDAALSHSLAAELGSAPGETILLRLEKPTDIPAESLFGRKEDAAPTFRFDVKSVLAAAALGEFSLRPSQGAVRAIFVPLSRLQRDIGAPARVNTILAGKTAAPVDQILDSAWAIDDLGLRVRTIPDADAVQFESSSGVIADSTADTASRVAASLGLKVTPVLSYMATAIRAGDRETDYALIAAIDLAQLDEDLAEAPENAIVVNEWAARDLALRPGMPVTLEYLYWRDDGRLTTEKAEFEASRIVPIEGLAADRALSPEYPGITDAENVADWDPPFPVDLSKIGDRDEDYWDRYRATPKAWIPLARGQKLWQTRWGKVTALRLEPPSDDDEALQKAATEFRRGLRAALKPESNGLTVIPLRARNEEASRGATDFGEYFSYFSFFLMMSALLLAALFFRLGIEQRYSEIGLLRAIGFAPARIRRLFLAEGAILALIGALIGAFGAVAYAWAILYGLGSWWSGAVGTNALTLHLSPAPLAGGVAGGIFASLLAIVLTLRGVKDWSPRALLAGAESAPSTTKPSRAKLTAAITGALAVALLAAGAAKAMPAAGAFFGGGMLALIALLAAFRAWLANATGRLVRTRAALAVRNLSYRPGRTILSASLVAAATFLIVSVEAFRRDPHALESARNSGTGGFPLIAESVRPIYFNPNTARAELNLPENKDLRFVPLRLKPGDDASCLNLYQPQNPRIVGVPEELIRENRFAFASGDGANPWTLLDQTQPGGAIPAIADANSLQYVLHKSIGDELTLPTGQRLRFVASLADSVFQSEILISERNFVRAFPAQQGFRMFLIEAPAAGRAELVAEIESALADHGLDVTATSERLAAFHRVENTYLSTFQSLGALGLLLGTLGLAAVLFRNVYERRREFGLLAAVGYSRAELSRLVITENVALLLAALAIGAGTAALAIAPVLASRGAQFSLLSMAALLAAVFAAGLLATLISVRLALRLPLLASLRAG from the coding sequence ATGACCTCCGCTACCCTCGTCCGACGCGGCCTCCTCTACCATCTTCGAACCAACCTCGCCGTCATCTCCGGTGTCGCCGTCGCCGTCGCCGTTCTCGCGGGCGCCTTCCTCGTTGGCGATTCCGTTCGCTCCAGCCTCCGCCGCCTCGCACTCGAACGCATCGGCAACACGCAGTCCGCCGTCGCCGCCACTCACCTTTTTCGCGAATCCCTCGCCGACGCCTTCGGTGACGCTTGTCCGATCCTCGTGCTCGAAGGCATCGTCACGCACCAGGCGAGCGGACGCCGCGCCGCCGGTGTCGCCGTCTACGGCGTCGACGACCGCTTCTGGAAATTCCACGGCAGGCCCTCCCTCGGCCTCGGCGCCCGCGACGCCGCCCTCAGTCACTCCCTCGCCGCCGAACTCGGCTCCGCGCCGGGAGAAACCATCCTCCTCCGCCTCGAAAAACCCACCGACATTCCCGCCGAATCCCTGTTCGGCCGCAAGGAAGATGCCGCCCCCACCTTCCGGTTCGATGTCAAATCCGTCCTCGCCGCCGCCGCCCTCGGCGAGTTCTCCCTCCGCCCCTCCCAGGGCGCCGTCCGCGCCATCTTCGTCCCCCTGAGCCGCCTCCAGCGCGACATCGGCGCCCCGGCACGCGTCAATACGATCCTCGCCGGCAAGACCGCCGCTCCCGTCGATCAGATCCTCGATTCCGCATGGGCTATCGACGATCTCGGTCTCCGCGTCCGAACCATTCCCGACGCAGACGCCGTCCAGTTCGAATCCTCGAGCGGCGTCATCGCGGATTCCACCGCCGACACCGCCTCCCGCGTCGCCGCCTCGCTCGGACTAAAAGTTACTCCCGTCCTCAGTTACATGGCCACCGCCATCCGCGCCGGCGATCGCGAAACCGACTACGCCCTCATCGCCGCCATTGACCTCGCCCAGCTCGACGAAGACCTCGCCGAAGCCCCCGAAAACGCCATTGTCGTCAACGAATGGGCCGCCCGCGACCTCGCCCTCCGCCCCGGAATGCCTGTAACTCTCGAGTATCTTTACTGGCGCGACGACGGCCGCCTCACCACCGAAAAGGCCGAGTTCGAAGCCTCCCGCATCGTCCCCATCGAAGGCCTCGCCGCCGACCGCGCTCTCTCCCCCGAATACCCTGGCATCACCGACGCCGAAAACGTCGCCGACTGGGACCCGCCCTTCCCCGTCGACCTGTCCAAAATCGGAGACCGCGACGAAGACTACTGGGACCGCTATCGCGCAACGCCCAAAGCCTGGATCCCCCTCGCCCGCGGCCAGAAGCTCTGGCAGACCCGCTGGGGCAAAGTCACCGCCCTTCGCCTCGAACCGCCCTCGGATGATGACGAAGCCCTCCAGAAAGCCGCTACCGAGTTCCGCCGCGGCCTCCGCGCCGCCCTCAAACCCGAATCCAACGGACTCACCGTCATCCCCCTCCGCGCCCGCAACGAAGAGGCCTCCCGCGGCGCCACCGACTTCGGCGAGTACTTCAGTTACTTCAGCTTCTTCCTCATGATGTCCGCCCTCCTGCTCGCCGCTCTCTTCTTCAGGCTCGGCATCGAGCAGCGTTACTCCGAAATCGGCCTGCTGCGGGCCATCGGTTTCGCCCCGGCCCGCATCCGCCGGCTATTCCTCGCCGAAGGCGCCATCCTCGCTTTGATCGGTGCGCTCATTGGAGCCTTCGGCGCCGTCGCTTATGCCTGGGCCATCCTCTATGGCCTCGGCTCCTGGTGGTCCGGCGCCGTCGGAACCAACGCGCTTACGCTCCACCTCTCGCCTGCGCCGCTCGCCGGCGGCGTTGCCGGAGGAATCTTCGCCTCGCTCCTCGCCATCGTCCTCACCCTCCGCGGCGTCAAGGACTGGTCCCCGCGCGCGCTCCTCGCCGGCGCCGAATCCGCACCCTCCACAACCAAACCCTCGCGAGCTAAGCTTACCGCCGCCATCACCGGCGCGCTCGCTGTTGCCCTCCTCGCCGCTGGCGCCGCCAAGGCGATGCCCGCCGCTGGAGCCTTCTTCGGCGGCGGAATGCTCGCCTTGATCGCTCTCCTCGCCGCCTTTCGCGCATGGCTCGCCAACGCCACCGGACGCCTCGTCCGCACCCGCGCCGCCCTCGCCGTCCGCAACCTCTCCTACCGCCCCGGCCGGACGATCCTCTCCGCCTCACTGGTCGCGGCGGCAACATTCTTGATCGTCTCCGTCGAAGCCTTCCGCCGCGATCCCCACGCCCTCGAATCCGCCCGCAATTCCGGCACCGGCGGCTTCCCCCTCATCGCGGAATCCGTCCGCCCTATCTACTTCAACCCCAACACCGCCCGCGCCGAACTCAACCTGCCGGAGAACAAGGACCTCCGCTTCGTCCCCCTCCGCCTCAAGCCCGGCGACGACGCCAGTTGCCTCAATCTCTACCAGCCCCAGAACCCGAGAATCGTTGGCGTCCCCGAAGAGTTGATCCGCGAAAACCGCTTCGCCTTCGCCTCCGGAGATGGCGCAAACCCCTGGACTCTTCTCGACCAAACCCAACCCGGCGGAGCCATCCCAGCCATCGCCGACGCCAACTCCCTCCAGTACGTCCTCCACAAATCCATCGGCGACGAGCTCACCCTTCCCACCGGCCAGCGCCTCCGCTTCGTCGCATCCCTCGCCGATAGCGTCTTCCAAAGCGAGATCCTCATCTCGGAACGAAACTTCGTCCGCGCGTTTCCGGCGCAGCAAGGCTTTCGCATGTTCCTGATCGAAGCCCCGGCCGCGGGCCGCGCCGAACTGGTCGCCGAAATCGAATCCGCCCTCGCCGACCACGGCCTCGACGTCACCGCCACCAGCGAAAGACTCGCCGCCTTCCACCGCGTCGAAAACACCTACCTCTCCACCTTCCAAAGCCTCGGCGCTCTCGGCCTGTTGCTCGGGACCCTCGGCCTCGCCGCCGTCCTCTTCCGCAACGTCTACGAACGCCGCCGCGAATTCGGACTCCTCGCCGCCGTCGGCTACTCCCGCGCCGAACTCTCCCGCCTCGTCATCACCGAGAACGTGGCTCTCCTCCTCGCTGCTCTCGCCATCGGAGCCGGAACCGCCGCCCTCGCCATCGCCCCCGTCCTCGCCTCCCGCGGAGCCCAGTTCTCCCTCCTCTCCATGGCCGCCCTCCTCGCCGCCGTCTTCGCCGCCGGTCTCCTCGCCACCCTCATCTCCGTCCGCCTCGCCCTGCGCCTCCCGCTCCTCGCCTCCCTTCGGGCCGGCTGA
- a CDS encoding bifunctional acetate--CoA ligase family protein/GNAT family N-acetyltransferase codes for MTTFKKNAETAHDILSPRENPLDRFFRPKNVALIGASETEGSVGRTTLWNLISSPFGGTVFPVNPKRDSVLGIKAYKSVADVPANVDLAVIATAATSVPAVLEQSAAAGVTNAIIISAGFQELGPEGEALQNRVKQIARDSGIRVIGPNCLGLMSPVTGLNASFAAGMAKPGNVAFISQSGALCTAVLDWSFEASVGFSAFVSIGAMVDVGWGDLIDYLGNDPRTRSILIYMESVGDARSFLSAAREVALRKPIIVIKAGRTAAGGKAAASHTGAMTGSDAVLDAAFRRTGVLRVTAISELFFMAEVLSKQPPPRGPRLTILTNAGGPAVLATDALIAEGGQLSELAPETMEAFNAFLPPHWSRNNPIDILGDAGPDRYAKAIEIAANDPGSDGLLVMLTPQAMTDPTRTAEALKPYAHLKGKPVLASWMGGPDVESGGRILGAAGIPSFPFPDTAARMFYYMYRYTYNLRGLYETPALLEEEAPIDRKAARAILDRARGQGRELLTELESKQVLAAYGIPTTECRVAASEEEAVAAAEAIGYPVVLKLHSETVTHKTDVGGVKLHLAFAEQVREAFRAIQTSVSEKAGAEHFLGVTVQPMIRRSGYELILGSSIDPQFGPVLLFGVGGQLVEVFQDRALALPPLNTTLARRMMEQTKIYKALQGVRGQKPVDIAELEELLVRFSQLVVEQRWIAEMDINPLLASGDGLLALDARIVLHPADLPISKIPRPAIRAFPLAYASDFTDKSGETIRIRPITPEDEPLIVRFHETLSERTVYFRYLQQIQLDQRVAHDRMIRICFIDYDREMALVAVRTDAASGEQEIMGVGRLQKIAGTAEAEFALMIADRFQGRGIGTELLRRLVDVARREGVGAVIAEIHGENRTMQGMCRRVGFKLEQEFGDPTVTARLELG; via the coding sequence ATGACCACATTCAAAAAGAACGCGGAAACCGCACACGATATTCTCAGCCCGCGGGAGAACCCGCTCGATCGATTTTTTCGCCCGAAGAACGTCGCGCTGATCGGCGCTTCGGAGACGGAGGGATCGGTTGGGCGCACCACACTGTGGAACCTGATCAGCTCGCCGTTCGGCGGGACGGTGTTCCCGGTGAACCCGAAGCGGGATTCGGTGCTTGGCATCAAAGCGTACAAATCGGTAGCCGACGTACCGGCGAACGTCGACCTGGCTGTGATCGCGACGGCGGCGACATCGGTGCCGGCCGTGCTGGAGCAATCGGCGGCGGCGGGCGTGACGAACGCGATCATCATTTCGGCCGGGTTCCAGGAACTGGGACCGGAAGGCGAGGCGCTGCAGAACCGCGTGAAGCAGATCGCGCGGGATTCAGGGATCCGGGTGATCGGGCCGAATTGCCTGGGGCTGATGTCGCCGGTGACAGGGCTGAACGCGAGCTTCGCGGCGGGGATGGCCAAGCCGGGCAACGTGGCGTTCATCAGCCAGAGCGGGGCGCTGTGCACGGCGGTGCTGGACTGGAGCTTCGAGGCATCGGTGGGATTCAGCGCGTTTGTTTCGATCGGCGCGATGGTGGACGTTGGCTGGGGCGACTTGATCGACTACCTGGGGAACGATCCGCGGACACGGAGCATTTTGATCTATATGGAGTCGGTGGGCGACGCGCGGTCGTTCCTTTCGGCGGCGCGCGAGGTGGCGCTGCGTAAGCCGATTATCGTGATCAAGGCGGGGCGGACGGCGGCGGGCGGGAAAGCGGCGGCGTCCCACACGGGGGCGATGACGGGCAGCGACGCAGTGCTGGACGCGGCGTTTCGTCGGACGGGCGTGCTGCGCGTGACGGCGATTTCCGAGTTGTTCTTCATGGCGGAGGTTCTTTCGAAGCAGCCGCCGCCGCGAGGGCCGCGGTTGACGATTCTGACGAACGCGGGCGGGCCGGCGGTGCTGGCGACGGATGCGCTGATCGCCGAGGGTGGTCAGCTATCGGAGCTTGCGCCGGAGACGATGGAGGCATTCAACGCGTTTCTGCCGCCGCACTGGAGCCGGAACAATCCGATCGATATCCTGGGTGACGCGGGACCGGACCGGTACGCGAAGGCGATCGAGATCGCCGCGAACGATCCGGGCAGCGACGGGCTGCTGGTGATGCTGACGCCGCAGGCGATGACGGACCCGACGCGAACGGCGGAGGCGCTGAAGCCGTATGCGCACCTGAAGGGGAAGCCGGTGTTGGCAAGCTGGATGGGCGGTCCGGACGTGGAATCCGGCGGACGGATTTTGGGCGCGGCGGGCATCCCGAGTTTTCCGTTTCCGGACACTGCGGCGCGGATGTTCTATTACATGTACCGGTACACGTACAATCTGCGCGGGCTGTATGAAACGCCGGCGCTGCTCGAAGAAGAAGCGCCGATTGACCGCAAGGCGGCGCGGGCGATCCTGGACCGGGCGCGGGGGCAGGGCCGGGAGTTGCTGACGGAATTGGAATCGAAGCAGGTGCTGGCGGCGTACGGGATTCCGACGACGGAGTGCCGGGTGGCGGCGAGCGAGGAAGAAGCCGTGGCGGCGGCGGAGGCGATCGGGTATCCGGTAGTCCTGAAGCTGCATTCGGAGACGGTGACCCACAAGACCGATGTCGGCGGCGTGAAACTGCACCTGGCGTTCGCCGAGCAGGTGCGGGAGGCGTTCCGGGCGATTCAGACGTCGGTGAGCGAGAAGGCGGGTGCGGAGCATTTTCTGGGCGTGACGGTGCAGCCGATGATCCGGCGATCCGGGTATGAGTTGATCCTGGGTTCGTCGATCGACCCGCAGTTCGGGCCCGTCCTTCTTTTCGGCGTCGGCGGACAGTTGGTGGAAGTGTTCCAGGACCGGGCCTTGGCGCTGCCGCCGCTGAACACGACGCTGGCGCGGCGGATGATGGAGCAGACGAAGATCTACAAGGCGCTGCAGGGGGTCCGCGGGCAGAAGCCGGTGGACATCGCGGAGTTGGAAGAGCTGCTGGTGCGGTTTTCGCAGTTGGTGGTGGAGCAGCGATGGATCGCGGAGATGGATATCAATCCGCTGCTGGCGTCGGGCGACGGGCTGTTGGCGTTGGACGCGCGGATTGTGCTGCACCCGGCGGATCTGCCGATTTCGAAGATTCCCCGGCCGGCGATCCGGGCCTTTCCGCTGGCGTATGCTTCCGACTTCACGGACAAGTCCGGAGAGACGATCCGGATCCGGCCGATTACGCCGGAGGACGAGCCTCTCATTGTGCGGTTCCACGAGACGCTGTCGGAGCGGACGGTGTACTTCCGGTACCTGCAGCAGATTCAGCTTGACCAGCGGGTGGCGCACGACAGGATGATCCGGATTTGTTTTATCGACTACGACCGGGAGATGGCGTTGGTGGCGGTGCGGACCGATGCGGCGAGCGGGGAGCAGGAGATCATGGGCGTCGGCCGGTTGCAGAAGATCGCGGGGACGGCGGAGGCCGAATTCGCGTTGATGATCGCGGACCGGTTCCAGGGCCGTGGAATTGGGACGGAACTGCTGCGCAGGCTGGTGGACGTGGCTCGGCGTGAGGGGGTGGGGGCGGTAATCGCGGAGATCCACGGGGAGAACCGGACGATGCAGGGGATGTGCCGGCGGGTCGGGTTCAAGCTGGAGCAGGAGTTTGGAGATCCCACGGTAACGGCGCGGCTGGAGCTGGGGTGA
- a CDS encoding mandelate racemase/muconate lactonizing enzyme family protein, giving the protein MISRRTLLQASLAGVAGMAARARAELKKMKITRIRYYESPISRPIFNQSFHVVTVETDAGVTGIGEGGSKDMIEQAAGLLIGQDPTRIDHLWQYMYRAYFYPAGREKLHGLGALDMALWDIKGKALGVPVWQLIGGRSRDHVECYCTGYPSKGSVRESAAACIKDGFRAYRTGVTGGPDRAAFNSRVEVHRTHEHCKEIRAGVGPDGDWAIDYHTRLDFPDAVRLSTLIEPLEPLFCEDLVRSENPGVYKQLRPMVKVPIAVGEQFGDRWDINELIEQRLIDYSRVTIPNVGGITEMLKLAALCETHYVGLVPHFTGPIAETACVHVCTAFAGPAIMEMTGNGTALPEYLPKAFDFKNGKMWPNERPGLGVEFDASKVKMLTEVSRFAQPIPLYRRPDGSITNW; this is encoded by the coding sequence ATGATATCCCGACGAACGCTCCTCCAGGCCTCGCTCGCCGGCGTGGCGGGGATGGCGGCCCGCGCGCGCGCCGAACTGAAGAAAATGAAGATCACCCGAATCCGGTATTACGAGTCACCGATTTCGCGGCCGATCTTCAACCAATCCTTTCACGTTGTTACGGTGGAAACCGACGCCGGCGTCACCGGCATCGGCGAGGGCGGCAGCAAGGACATGATCGAGCAGGCCGCCGGTTTGCTCATCGGGCAGGATCCCACCCGGATCGATCACCTCTGGCAGTACATGTACCGGGCGTACTTCTACCCCGCCGGGCGCGAAAAGTTACATGGGCTCGGCGCGCTCGACATGGCGCTTTGGGACATCAAGGGCAAGGCGCTCGGCGTTCCCGTCTGGCAGTTGATCGGCGGCCGCTCGCGCGACCATGTGGAGTGCTACTGCACCGGCTACCCCAGCAAGGGCTCCGTCCGCGAGTCCGCCGCGGCTTGCATTAAGGACGGCTTCCGCGCCTACCGCACTGGCGTTACGGGCGGCCCGGACCGCGCCGCGTTCAACTCGCGCGTCGAAGTACACCGCACCCACGAGCACTGCAAAGAGATCCGCGCCGGCGTGGGCCCGGACGGCGATTGGGCCATCGACTACCACACACGGCTCGATTTTCCCGACGCGGTCCGTCTTTCGACGCTGATCGAACCGCTCGAGCCGCTCTTTTGCGAGGATCTCGTCCGCAGCGAGAACCCCGGCGTCTACAAGCAGCTTCGTCCGATGGTGAAAGTGCCGATCGCCGTCGGCGAGCAATTTGGGGACCGCTGGGACATCAACGAACTGATCGAGCAGCGGCTCATCGACTATTCCCGCGTCACGATTCCCAACGTGGGGGGGATCACAGAGATGCTCAAGCTGGCCGCTTTGTGCGAAACGCACTACGTCGGGCTGGTGCCGCACTTCACCGGGCCGATCGCGGAAACCGCGTGCGTTCATGTATGTACGGCGTTCGCGGGTCCGGCGATCATGGAGATGACCGGCAATGGTACGGCGCTGCCCGAGTACCTGCCCAAGGCTTTCGACTTCAAGAACGGCAAGATGTGGCCGAACGAGCGCCCCGGGCTGGGGGTGGAGTTCGATGCGTCCAAGGTGAAGATGTTGACCGAGGTCAGCCGGTTCGCCCAGCCGATCCCGTTATACCGGCGGCCGGACGGATCGATCACGAATTGGTAA
- a CDS encoding mandelate racemase/muconate lactonizing enzyme family protein, whose translation MNRRNFLTAFGSFPLFGAVGGHRIDSWELLRIKVNRLGNWLIIKVKTDKGLVGLGDASHGSDPKTEAALASLFQGLKGASPFDIEPYRKRSMAAALQEAGRSGQVAFSAFEQAMYDLQGKILGVPCWALFGGKLRDRVRNYANVNRASADRSPAEFAKLAAAAVKSGFDAVKMASFDGLPKSPADKRAAGTQLGIDCIAAVRKTIGPDRELLVDGHNHFTLEEALDVTRRLARYKLFWWEESVRGIENLAVVNREAPMQTAGGESLYGIEQFQPYIRGGAVDVVMPDVKYCGGMAELKKISVMAEAAGLTCAPHGPASPVGNMAAAHVCATLPNFLILELGFGETTWRGDLVSPPEVFEPGGMLTVSDRPGLGIEINERVAREHAA comes from the coding sequence ATGAATCGGCGAAACTTCCTCACCGCGTTTGGTTCGTTTCCTCTGTTCGGCGCCGTCGGCGGGCACCGGATCGATTCCTGGGAATTGCTCCGCATCAAGGTCAACCGACTCGGTAACTGGTTGATTATTAAGGTAAAGACCGACAAAGGGCTCGTCGGGCTGGGCGATGCCTCGCACGGCAGCGATCCCAAGACCGAAGCCGCTCTCGCGAGCCTGTTCCAGGGGCTCAAAGGCGCTTCGCCCTTCGATATCGAGCCATACCGGAAGCGCTCGATGGCGGCGGCGCTCCAAGAGGCCGGCCGCTCCGGCCAAGTGGCTTTCTCTGCCTTCGAGCAGGCAATGTACGACCTGCAGGGTAAGATCCTTGGCGTCCCGTGCTGGGCGCTCTTCGGCGGGAAACTCCGCGATCGCGTCCGGAACTACGCCAACGTCAACCGCGCCAGTGCCGATCGCAGCCCCGCTGAGTTCGCCAAATTGGCTGCCGCGGCCGTCAAGTCCGGCTTTGACGCGGTCAAAATGGCTTCGTTCGATGGCTTGCCGAAGAGCCCGGCTGACAAGCGCGCGGCCGGCACCCAATTGGGCATCGACTGCATCGCCGCTGTTCGCAAGACGATCGGTCCGGACCGCGAACTGCTCGTCGACGGCCATAACCACTTCACGCTTGAGGAAGCGCTCGATGTCACGCGCCGGCTTGCCCGGTACAAGCTCTTCTGGTGGGAAGAGTCCGTCCGCGGCATCGAGAACCTAGCCGTCGTCAACCGCGAAGCGCCGATGCAAACCGCGGGCGGCGAGTCCCTCTATGGAATCGAACAGTTCCAGCCTTATATCAGGGGCGGCGCGGTGGACGTGGTGATGCCCGACGTGAAGTATTGCGGCGGCATGGCGGAGCTCAAGAAGATATCGGTGATGGCGGAAGCCGCCGGACTCACGTGCGCGCCGCACGGTCCGGCAAGTCCGGTGGGAAACATGGCCGCGGCGCATGTGTGCGCCACGCTGCCGAACTTCCTGATCCTCGAACTCGGCTTCGGGGAGACGACCTGGCGCGGGGATCTGGTGAGTCCGCCCGAAGTCTTCGAACCGGGCGGCATGCTCACCGTGAGCGACCGCCCCGGCCTGGGAATCGAGATCAACGAAAGGGTGGCGCGGGAACATGCGGCGTAA